ACTCCCTCAATGGCGTGATTGCATCAATGCTCTGCTGAATCACCAGTTTGGGACTGCAGTGAGCCAGAAAATTCTCGTTCACATTATTCTCGCCATCTTTCTCACAAGACTTGAGACTTAGAGAGCTGTAATTGCTGGAAGTAGCTGACAACGAGCCAACTGAGTCGAAACTGATGAGCCTTCCACTGTCACTGTGCAGTGTCCCTCTTTGAACCTGGAGCTGGCCTTCCATGCTGGGAACTTGACATGCTTGGAAATCTGAATCAGGTGGCAGTGCCTGCTCAGGCATGTAATTTTTTTCATAAAGCATTCTATTGGTGTCCAGCCCCAACTGACTGTACCCTGGAACTGCAAGGTTCGCTGAGATTGGCAAAGACATGGTACTAGGGAAGTTGTTGGGTAAGACTGCTGTCTCAGGGATATCAGTAGTGAACTGCTGATTTGGGTCAAGCTGGGTGTGCCACATTTGAGTGAGACTCGGGCAGTTCTGAGGAGACTGTTGGAGCTCCGATTCAGAGGGTGGGGAGAGTACACAGCTTTGggccagctgaagagaagcaaaTTGCTGCTCTTCCAGAGACAGACCCAGAGATTGTTGCCTAGGGTTCTGCTGAGGAAAAAAGGTGGCGCCAGAGCCACCCAAGGAGTCTGAGGCTTCCAACAATGTCTGCAGATAGCCACCAGGGATAACAGACATACCTGTGGCCACATCATCAGATGATGTAGCTTTGTTATAGGAGCATGTGTCAGACATGAAAACTATTTTTTCAGTGGTCTCAGCTGTTTGACTCTGAGGACTGTGTGCAGCTGAGTTGATCTCTGTTTCATTCCCACCCCCTACTGTGTCCTTGTTTTCTGCCACAGCACATGCTTCAGTCTTGTTTGTCTTGCTTTCACAGTTCTCTTcaaatttcttcattttctcgCTTCTGAGCCTTGCTTCGCTTTTGAATTTCCGGATTCTAACCATTTTATTTCCtattctcctctcctccctctcttgTGATCTGCTTTTTGGGGTAACGATTTGTATGATGTCGTTCGGACCTAATGTACTTGAACAACTGGGGCTGGATATTGTTAACGGTCTTTCTCTGGGAGCTGTGTCTTCTTTAGAGGCAGATTCCTGCCTTAGGTCAGAGTAAGAGAAGCCCTGTTTGTGGGGTGATTGCAGCACGGCTTGAATCCTCTGAATCCTAAGTCTGTTTGCTAGCTTGTATTTCCTTTTGGGAGGGCTAGAACTAAACGGTCGATTCCGGCCATTAAGATGAAAATTGTGTCGATCTTCTGCATGCAGTCTAAGCTGTTCTTCATGCTCCCTCTGTTTCTTCTGCCAGAAATCCTTCAGAGGAGCCAGTTTTTCATATTCACTAACTGCGTTCTCGTTTAAACTTACAGTCGTGACTGTTGGATCAGTTTTGCCGAGCTTTACGCACATGTGTTTTTCTCCTTTGAACCTGTTGATGATAATATATTTGATTATCACGGGCGGCTCTTTGCGGGAagattttcttctctttttaggGCACCAGTCATCATCCTCGTCCTGTCTTGGACCGGAAGGTGCTTGTTCAcgcttttcattgtttttttcactttcGATGGAGTCAACGTCATAAAGGTAGTCGTCACTGTACCTGACTTTTCTTTTCGCTCTTAGTCCATAGTTCAGGGGGTTGGAAGAGCAAACATTCTTTCGTGAAAACAAGGTTCTCTCTTTGCTCTCATGAAAAATGTCAATGGAGGACACAGTGCTAGAGCTGTCATCACTGTAGTCCTCCGAGTCTTCAGTTGAGTTGCTAGAATCGATAACGTAGTTAATTTTTGGACTGTAATCAGATGCCCTCTCTAAGGAGCTATCACTGCTATTTTCTTTATGTTCATTCTCTAATGCAAGGTCTTCAGGTTTAGATAAGAGGTCGTCTGCACTCTTCTTTACCACACTACCCTCTATTTTCGTGGAGTTTACCAGGACACTGGGAAAAAAGTTAAACTGTGTTTCCTCCTGCAGGACATTCGTCTTTTCCCTCATGTTGTCCTGGAAAGACTCGTAGCGGATTTTCAGTGAGCACATGTCAGTGCTCAGGGCAgaatcatcatcgtcgtcaaaCATATAGTTATCCACATCCTCCTCCGAGAAAAGGTTTACTGAGAGCTCATTTTTGGAACATAGGTCCAGCAACTCCATTTTGCTCTCAGTAATAAACGACTCGATGTAACCCCAGTCCTGGTTTGAACTGGGGAGCAGACCATCCTCTCCATTGCATTTGTCCAGTAGAAGGCCTTCATAAATGTTTCTGGATGACTGATCTGGGTCATTTTCTGTTTTATCTAAATTCTTTTTCTCCCCCATCTGAGATTTAGGCATGGGAAAGCTCAAAAGCTGATCAGCCAGAATTTGCTCTGAGCAATTGCCTGTTTCACTGAGGCCCATACACTGCATGTTTGAGATGGAGCAAGTATCATACTCACGATTCATGTCAGtcatttttaagttgataatgGGCTCATTAGCCAGTGCATCCTTGGTCTCAATGATGCAGCCCAGGCAAGTGCGGCTTTGCTGGATTAGGCAGTCCTCTGCCATCTCAGACATGCCCATTGGCTCCATCATGTTGAGGGGTGGTTTATTACTGTCCTCTGACAGGGACCAGGGATTTACATCCTTGGTAACACAAGCTGTGAGGGATATGGCACAGCTGCTGGATTCATCAGTGGGCTGCTCAGGAGTCTCAGTTAGAGTCTGTGGTGAGGGTAGGCTTGGGAGACAGTACTCTCTTAATGCCAGTGCTACTCTGTGGCCATCTGAACCACCTCTTTGGGCACTCAATACAGCAACCGAGGAGGATAGGGGGAAGGTGTTATCTGCAGCGCCATACAGCTTTAGATTACCTCTCAGCTCACATGATCCtacacaaagaaacaaaaacataatatcAGCACTACACAACATAGATATAACCAAGAAATAATGACATTAGATTCATTTTCACTTCGGAGTCCATCACTGAATCAATATAAGGACACAGTTCCTCGTACACTACgtgtccaaaagtatgtggacacctgaccgtcatgCGCAAACATGGGTCTTCCCAAAACTGTCGCCACAAAGTTGGGAGCAcgcaattgtctagaatgtcttcgTCTGCTGTTGCATTAAGATTTttcttcactgaaactaagaggcccaaacctgttccaacatgacagcGAGCACAAAAAGCGAGGTCCTTAAGAACGcagtggaagaactcaaatgGCCTGCGCAgggccctgacctcaacacctttgggatgaatggTGACAACGTGCCAAGCTTCATCGCCAGACATAACTGCCTGACCTCTCTAAAGCTCTTGCggatgaatgggcaaatccccagaGCCAGGCTCCATAATCTActggaagagtggagcttattataagcGCAAAAGGGGATTAAATCAGGAATTGGATGTTCAAcccaagcacatatgggtgtgattggtaggtgtccacatacatttggccatatagtgtatatcaaGGGTTGAAAGCTAGTTAATCCAAAAGATATACAGTACGCTTGCTTGATTTGAATCATTCATCTGTATCAGCTGAAGCAgacaatgtacacacacaagcaaaaagcaaaagaaagcTTAATTTTATTGGCTTGCAGTACGTTATAAAGGCGCTATTCAGATTTATCTGTGTGCCGCACACCCTTCCTTATACAAATAGTAACAGGACTTTCAGACTGTT
The window above is part of the Ictalurus punctatus breed USDA103 chromosome 8, Coco_2.0, whole genome shotgun sequence genome. Proteins encoded here:
- the nexmifb gene encoding neurite extension and migration factor codes for the protein MDVLKETGLLVPALNSMQTGALDQTDKAKNLISGSCELRGNLKLYGAADNTFPLSSSVAVLSAQRGGSDGHRVALALREYCLPSLPSPQTLTETPEQPTDESSSCAISLTACVTKDVNPWSLSEDSNKPPLNMMEPMGMSEMAEDCLIQQSRTCLGCIIETKDALANEPIINLKMTDMNREYDTCSISNMQCMGLSETGNCSEQILADQLLSFPMPKSQMGEKKNLDKTENDPDQSSRNIYEGLLLDKCNGEDGLLPSSNQDWGYIESFITESKMELLDLCSKNELSVNLFSEEDVDNYMFDDDDDSALSTDMCSLKIRYESFQDNMREKTNVLQEETQFNFFPSVLVNSTKIEGSVVKKSADDLLSKPEDLALENEHKENSSDSSLERASDYSPKINYVIDSSNSTEDSEDYSDDSSSTVSSIDIFHESKERTLFSRKNVCSSNPLNYGLRAKRKVRYSDDYLYDVDSIESEKNNEKREQAPSGPRQDEDDDWCPKKRRKSSRKEPPVIIKYIIINRFKGEKHMCVKLGKTDPTVTTVSLNENAVSEYEKLAPLKDFWQKKQREHEEQLRLHAEDRHNFHLNGRNRPFSSSPPKRKYKLANRLRIQRIQAVLQSPHKQGFSYSDLRQESASKEDTAPRERPLTISSPSCSSTLGPNDIIQIVTPKSRSQEREERRIGNKMVRIRKFKSEARLRSEKMKKFEENCESKTNKTEACAVAENKDTVGGGNETEINSAAHSPQSQTAETTEKIVFMSDTCSYNKATSSDDVATGMSVIPGGYLQTLLEASDSLGGSGATFFPQQNPRQQSLGLSLEEQQFASLQLAQSCVLSPPSESELQQSPQNCPSLTQMWHTQLDPNQQFTTDIPETAVLPNNFPSTMSLPISANLAVPGYSQLGLDTNRMLYEKNYMPEQALPPDSDFQACQVPSMEGQLQVQRGTLHSDSGRLISFDSVGSLSATSSNYSSLSLKSCEKDGENNVNENFLAHCSPKLVIQQSIDAITPLRESTDLLDISNFTPDKFRHASLSELSPPETPNLSPQVTWRELKILGNPKVLQNGSELTLEGAQEVKWNCNMIEHQEHLAGFAVDNHQYQSHSSSNDNHISLEKKSIKETDFDEHGPDMISGKKGSKRKSGNKQTSGQSAKKSKATKPKAAKGEKVKTPRQNSRASKKLKALLDEKTKGHLEDSKCMTHQLTDSSSEDWPGIGWSETKSYTDDQREFEEPSNILSNIVSGMAEVQRFMMTSIEPIWGPATDICLPSEANSLKLKTLKILAGTSSEPKKKGAVSAEGTKGKKGGGGGKCGKNQTKFNASHPLFPQLTLGCNMFDKSNLGVPGTNGPAHKKMYRHKTSAKFPRIENVKGKRADPNKDIALMTSFEKLR